The following proteins are encoded in a genomic region of Montipora foliosa isolate CH-2021 chromosome 8, ASM3666993v2, whole genome shotgun sequence:
- the LOC138013421 gene encoding capsule biosynthesis protein CapA-like isoform X2, which produces MLESLFSVLFLLISTFHALRVSANQERVTLLFVGDICFSAATKYYVEHGYCSYNDSFKDVATYIREADVSIGNLESPFVGGNVYPHIYKGRKSVILDASPSAASALSFAGFDAVSIANNHMNDFSSEGVDFTVETLKKAGIQHFGNSYGEWSSSQEPLIMEVKGTKIGFLGYCDSPSVYKNCTEMRMLFKSGPAIYRDDIARRDVKSLREAEVDIIVVVIHFGAELYSQPLPYQRRISRHLISLGVQIIIGAHPHVLQPHCLHNSTLVAYSLGNFLFYPRRPHGGSSLGVYGRLGKKPNKKIIEAFEHFVLGNCEDLKISQMLKVTVTRGRLLEAEYLPVKIKFDKEKKLLHPEPTRKAEWIKVCTKEDRQCQPDCKTKDDEMRHNTNK; this is translated from the exons ATGCTAGAAAGTCTTTTCTCGGTCCTTTTTCTCCTCATCTCCACATTTCATGCATTGAGGGTATCTGCAAATCAAG AACGAGTGACTCTGCTTTTTGTTGGTGATATCTGTTTTTCTGCGGCCACGAAGTACTACGTTGAGCATGGATATTGCTCATACAACGATTCTTTTAAGGATGTAGCAACTTACATTAGAGAAGCTGATGTTTCTATAGGAAACTTAGAATCTCCATTTGTCGGCGGGAATGTGTACCCGCATATTTACAAAGGACGAAAATCAGTCATATTGGATGCAAGTCCCAGCGCTGCTTCTGCACTGAG TTTTGCAGGATTTGACGCAGTTTCAATCGCCAACAATCACATGAACGACTTTAGCTCGGAAGGTGTCGACTTTACTGTGGAGACCCTCAAAAAGGCAGGGATTCAACACTTCGGAAACAGTTACGGAGAGTGGAGTTCATCGCAG GAACCTCTTATTATGGAAGTAAAAGGAACAAAGATTGGTTTTCTTGGTTATTGTGACAGCCCAAGTGTATACAAAAACTGCACAGAAATGAGAATGTTGTTCAAGTCTGGCCCTGCCATTTACAGGGATGATATTGCCCGGCGAGACGTTAAGAGTTTGAGAGAG GCCGAAGTGGACATCATAGTCGTGGTAATCCATTTTGGAGCAGAACTGTATTCACAGCCTCTTCCGTACCAGCGTCGTATAAGCAGACACCTAATTTCGCTTGGTGTCCAGATCATCATCGGAGCCCATCCGCACGTGCTTCAGCCGCATTGTCTCCATAACAGCACGCTCGTGGCATACAGTTTGGGAAATTTCCTGTTTTATCCAAGGCGACCCCATGGTGGAAGTTCTTTG GGTGTTTATGGAAGACTAGGAAAGAAACCGAATAAGAAGATAATAGAAGCATTCGAGCACTTTGTTCTAGGAAACTGTGAAGACCTGAAAATCAGTCAAATGTTGAAAGTCACTGTAACCAG AGGACGTTTGCTGGAAGCAGAATATCTTCCAGTGAAAATAAAATTcgataaagaaaagaaactactTCATCCAGAACCTACAAGGAAAGCTGAATGGATTAAAGTTTGTACAAAAGAAGACAGACAATGTCAACCCGATTGCAAGACAAAAGATGATGAAATGAGACACAATACAAATAAATGA
- the LOC138013421 gene encoding capsule biosynthesis protein CapA-like isoform X1, with translation MESSYFNKSTNPLHSWKNQLLLGTTTSALHFTIPTIPKREEIRLVGEHLLFCSGAKKKHQITQYALATAERKRVTLLFVGDICFSAATKYYVEHGYCSYNDSFKDVATYIREADVSIGNLESPFVGGNVYPHIYKGRKSVILDASPSAASALSFAGFDAVSIANNHMNDFSSEGVDFTVETLKKAGIQHFGNSYGEWSSSQEPLIMEVKGTKIGFLGYCDSPSVYKNCTEMRMLFKSGPAIYRDDIARRDVKSLREAEVDIIVVVIHFGAELYSQPLPYQRRISRHLISLGVQIIIGAHPHVLQPHCLHNSTLVAYSLGNFLFYPRRPHGGSSLGVYGRLGKKPNKKIIEAFEHFVLGNCEDLKISQMLKVTVTRGRLLEAEYLPVKIKFDKEKKLLHPEPTRKAEWIKVCTKEDRQCQPDCKTKDDEMRHNTNK, from the exons ATGGAAAGCAGTTATTTCAATAAATCAACGAATCccttacacagctggaaaaatCAACTGCTTTTGGGGACGACTACTTCCGCTCTTCATTTTACGATTCCAACCATTCCTAAAAGAGAGGAAATACGGCTTGTGGGTGAACATTTGCTTTTTTGTTCTGGGgcaaagaaaaagcatcaaATAACACAATATGCCTTGGCAACTGCAGAGAGAA AACGAGTGACTCTGCTTTTTGTTGGTGATATCTGTTTTTCTGCGGCCACGAAGTACTACGTTGAGCATGGATATTGCTCATACAACGATTCTTTTAAGGATGTAGCAACTTACATTAGAGAAGCTGATGTTTCTATAGGAAACTTAGAATCTCCATTTGTCGGCGGGAATGTGTACCCGCATATTTACAAAGGACGAAAATCAGTCATATTGGATGCAAGTCCCAGCGCTGCTTCTGCACTGAG TTTTGCAGGATTTGACGCAGTTTCAATCGCCAACAATCACATGAACGACTTTAGCTCGGAAGGTGTCGACTTTACTGTGGAGACCCTCAAAAAGGCAGGGATTCAACACTTCGGAAACAGTTACGGAGAGTGGAGTTCATCGCAG GAACCTCTTATTATGGAAGTAAAAGGAACAAAGATTGGTTTTCTTGGTTATTGTGACAGCCCAAGTGTATACAAAAACTGCACAGAAATGAGAATGTTGTTCAAGTCTGGCCCTGCCATTTACAGGGATGATATTGCCCGGCGAGACGTTAAGAGTTTGAGAGAG GCCGAAGTGGACATCATAGTCGTGGTAATCCATTTTGGAGCAGAACTGTATTCACAGCCTCTTCCGTACCAGCGTCGTATAAGCAGACACCTAATTTCGCTTGGTGTCCAGATCATCATCGGAGCCCATCCGCACGTGCTTCAGCCGCATTGTCTCCATAACAGCACGCTCGTGGCATACAGTTTGGGAAATTTCCTGTTTTATCCAAGGCGACCCCATGGTGGAAGTTCTTTG GGTGTTTATGGAAGACTAGGAAAGAAACCGAATAAGAAGATAATAGAAGCATTCGAGCACTTTGTTCTAGGAAACTGTGAAGACCTGAAAATCAGTCAAATGTTGAAAGTCACTGTAACCAG AGGACGTTTGCTGGAAGCAGAATATCTTCCAGTGAAAATAAAATTcgataaagaaaagaaactactTCATCCAGAACCTACAAGGAAAGCTGAATGGATTAAAGTTTGTACAAAAGAAGACAGACAATGTCAACCCGATTGCAAGACAAAAGATGATGAAATGAGACACAATACAAATAAATGA